In Nocardioides sp. JQ2195, a genomic segment contains:
- a CDS encoding DUF4234 domain-containing protein, producing MSDNHPPEQPHKGHPPPPPPPPPGWGQPQQGYGAAPPVNPGQQLHGGSGRIGKVRSTGMCILLFFVTCGIYSIYYFYVTHEEMKQHSNQGVGGLVALLLAIFVGIVNPFLLSAEVGNLRRWRGQEPRVSGLTGLWYVPGMLILVGPFIWFVKTNGALNDYWISQGAQPA from the coding sequence ATGTCCGACAACCATCCGCCCGAGCAGCCCCACAAGGGTCATCCGCCTCCGCCTCCGCCGCCTCCTCCGGGTTGGGGCCAGCCCCAGCAGGGCTACGGCGCTGCCCCGCCGGTGAACCCCGGCCAGCAGCTCCACGGCGGGTCCGGCCGGATCGGCAAGGTGCGCAGCACCGGGATGTGCATCCTGCTCTTCTTCGTCACCTGTGGGATCTACTCGATCTACTACTTCTACGTGACCCACGAGGAGATGAAGCAACACTCCAACCAAGGTGTCGGTGGCCTGGTGGCGCTGTTGCTGGCGATCTTCGTCGGCATCGTGAACCCGTTCCTCCTCTCCGCCGAGGTCGGCAACCTGCGGAGGTGGCGAGGGCAGGAGCCGAGGGTCAGCGGACTGACCGGGCTCTGGTACGTCCCCGGCATGCTCATCCTGGTCGGCCCGTTCATCTGGTTCGTCAAGACGAACGGCGCGCTGAACGACTACTGGATCTCGCAGGGCGCGCAGCCGGCCTGA
- a CDS encoding oxygenase MpaB family protein — protein MTDGYFPPGSVLRHVQEHRAVGQTYGQRALIIGATHPVPYVGTSASTNAKERPFMRLSATAEAFESIFFGDREEADRVLAMVHQMHTRVKGSLDRDEGNFPAGTAYDAFDPELMLWTMAMLADSSRVAFETLVRPLEADEKEQLWADWVRFGELFGMPRSVAPATASELEEWMRAQVAGPDFHVTEEARVVGRAIALDMPVPLQLRIGISGTNLVVRGMLPPRVRRAFGLAWSPAHAAAYAAITAGVRASQRVVPDQVRIGRNTGLFQLVSATERRIISRGGRTMELPAA, from the coding sequence ATGACGGACGGCTACTTTCCACCCGGCTCGGTGCTCCGCCACGTCCAGGAGCACCGAGCCGTCGGACAGACCTACGGTCAACGTGCGCTGATCATCGGGGCCACGCACCCGGTTCCCTACGTCGGGACCAGCGCGTCGACCAACGCCAAGGAGCGGCCGTTCATGCGCCTCTCCGCCACGGCCGAGGCGTTCGAGTCGATCTTCTTCGGCGACCGCGAGGAGGCCGACCGCGTGCTGGCGATGGTGCACCAGATGCACACCAGGGTGAAGGGGTCCCTCGACCGCGACGAGGGCAACTTCCCGGCGGGCACGGCGTACGACGCGTTCGACCCTGAGCTGATGCTCTGGACGATGGCGATGCTCGCCGACTCGTCGAGGGTGGCCTTCGAGACCCTGGTCCGGCCGCTCGAGGCCGACGAGAAGGAGCAGCTGTGGGCCGACTGGGTCCGGTTCGGCGAGCTCTTCGGGATGCCGCGCTCGGTGGCTCCGGCGACGGCCAGCGAGCTCGAGGAGTGGATGCGCGCCCAGGTCGCCGGGCCCGACTTCCACGTCACCGAGGAGGCCCGTGTCGTCGGCCGGGCGATCGCCCTCGACATGCCGGTGCCCCTCCAGCTGCGGATCGGCATCAGCGGCACCAACCTCGTGGTGCGGGGGATGCTGCCGCCGCGGGTGCGCAGGGCGTTCGGCCTGGCCTGGAGCCCGGCCCACGCTGCGGCGTACGCCGCGATCACCGCCGGTGTGCGGGCCTCGCAGCGGGTGGTTCCCGACCAGGTGAGGATCGGCCGCAACACCGGGCTCTTCCAGCTGGTCTCGGCCACCGAGAGACGCATCATCTCCCGTGGCGGTCGCACGATGGAGCTTCCCGCTGCCTGA
- a CDS encoding class I SAM-dependent methyltransferase: protein MDLDAFRWLLTDDGQRLLETAGNAYADHDGDPVRSAAAVRKVEQDADRAAAALTQVGLRVKAVAKFGTDAMQMFFTPDALEQATHARVAAHRAARLAAAQPASVIDLGCGIGGDLIAFARAGLTVAGVDLDPVRVEVARANLAALDLAGAVQVADGTTLDLSGFGAVFADPARRGARGRVFDVEGWTPPWSFVTSLLERASVVKVAPGIPHELVPASVEAEWVSEGGEVKEAALWSSYLATARRRATVIGDGGLASITEEDDPYDGRERPVRALGEFLYEPDGAVIRAGLVTAVAGGVDGGLLDEHIAYVTSDASFRSPFARGYRVIETLPYREKPLKAALRARGIGRLTIKKRGVDIVPEVLRKRLSLHGEQEATLVMTRVAGEGTALLVQPFGRGTESPGVPLIR, encoded by the coding sequence ATGGATCTCGACGCGTTCCGCTGGCTGCTGACCGACGACGGGCAACGGCTTCTGGAGACGGCCGGGAATGCGTACGCCGACCACGACGGCGATCCGGTCCGCTCCGCCGCCGCCGTGCGCAAGGTCGAGCAGGACGCCGACCGCGCCGCCGCGGCGCTCACACAGGTCGGGCTGCGGGTGAAGGCAGTGGCCAAGTTCGGCACCGACGCGATGCAGATGTTCTTCACCCCGGATGCCCTCGAGCAGGCCACCCACGCCCGGGTCGCCGCCCATCGCGCGGCCCGGCTGGCCGCCGCCCAGCCGGCGAGCGTGATCGACCTCGGCTGCGGCATCGGCGGCGACCTGATCGCCTTCGCCCGGGCCGGCCTCACCGTGGCCGGCGTCGACCTCGACCCGGTCCGGGTCGAGGTCGCCCGAGCCAACCTGGCCGCGCTGGACCTGGCCGGCGCCGTGCAGGTCGCCGACGGCACCACGCTCGACCTCTCGGGCTTCGGCGCGGTCTTCGCCGATCCTGCGCGCCGCGGCGCCCGGGGTCGGGTCTTCGACGTGGAGGGGTGGACTCCCCCGTGGTCGTTCGTCACCTCCCTCCTCGAGCGCGCCTCGGTGGTCAAGGTCGCCCCCGGCATCCCCCACGAGCTGGTTCCCGCCTCCGTCGAGGCCGAGTGGGTCAGCGAGGGCGGCGAGGTGAAGGAGGCTGCCCTCTGGTCGTCGTACCTCGCCACGGCCCGGCGCCGCGCCACCGTGATCGGCGACGGTGGGTTGGCCAGCATCACCGAGGAGGACGACCCCTACGACGGTCGTGAGCGGCCGGTGCGGGCCCTGGGCGAGTTCCTCTACGAACCGGACGGTGCCGTCATCCGTGCCGGACTGGTGACCGCTGTCGCCGGCGGCGTCGACGGCGGCCTGCTCGACGAGCACATCGCCTACGTCACCTCCGACGCGTCCTTCCGCTCACCCTTCGCCCGCGGCTACCGGGTCATCGAGACGCTCCCCTACCGCGAGAAGCCGCTCAAGGCAGCGCTGCGGGCACGCGGCATCGGAAGGCTCACGATCAAGAAGCGCGGGGTCGACATCGTGCCCGAGGTCCTGCGCAAGCGACTCTCCCTCCACGGGGAGCAGGAGGCCACGTTGGTGATGACCCGCGTGGCTGGCGAGGGAACGGCGCTGCTGGTGCAGCCGTTCGGTCGGGGCACGGAGTCCCCGGGCGTGCCACTGATCAGGTGA
- the groES gene encoding co-chaperone GroES: protein MSVNIKPLEDRIIVKQLEAEQTTASGLVIPDTAKEKPQEGEVVAVGPGRFNEDGDERIPLDIAVGDKVIYSKYGGTEVKYGGEEFLILSARDVLAIVS from the coding sequence GTGTCGGTCAACATCAAGCCTCTCGAGGACCGCATCATCGTCAAGCAGCTCGAGGCGGAGCAGACCACGGCCTCGGGCCTGGTCATCCCCGACACCGCGAAGGAGAAGCCCCAGGAGGGCGAGGTCGTGGCAGTGGGCCCCGGCCGCTTCAACGAGGACGGCGACGAGCGCATCCCGCTGGACATCGCGGTCGGCGACAAGGTCATCTACAGCAAGTACGGCGGCACCGAGGTCAAGTACGGCGGCGAGGAGTTCCTGATCCTCTCCGCCCGCGACGTCCTCGCGATCGTTTCCTGA
- the groL gene encoding chaperonin GroEL (60 kDa chaperone family; promotes refolding of misfolded polypeptides especially under stressful conditions; forms two stacked rings of heptamers to form a barrel-shaped 14mer; ends can be capped by GroES; misfolded proteins enter the barrel where they are refolded when GroES binds), with product MPKILEFDENARRALERGVDALANAVKVTLGPKGRYVVLDKKWGAPTITNDGVTVAREVELDDPFENLGAQLTKEVATKTNDVAGDGTTTATVLAQAMVHEGLRAVAAGANPMGLKRGMDAAAEAVGQALRDAAREVESKEDMASVATISSRDSHIGELLAEAFDKVGKDGVITVDESNTMGTELEFTEGMQFDKGYISQYFVTDAERMEAVLEDPYILLHQGKISAIADMLPLLEKVIAAGKPLFILAEDVDGEALSTLVVNKIKGTFNAVAVKAPAFGDRRKAMMEDIAVLTGGQVVAPEIGLKLDQVGLEVLGQARRIVVTKDNTTIVDGAGDSAAVEGRVNQIKAEIEASDSDWDTEKLQERLAKLAGGVCVIKVGAATEVELKEKKHRIEDAVSATRAAIEEGIVAGGGSALIHAVSVLEDNLGLTGDEAVGVRVVRKAADEPLRWIAENGGDNGYVITTKVRDLGVGNGYNAATGEYGDLVAQGVLDPVKVTRSALVNATSIAAMLLTTETLVVDKPEDEDESAAGHGHGHGH from the coding sequence ATGCCGAAGATTCTTGAGTTCGACGAGAACGCTCGTCGCGCGCTGGAGCGGGGCGTCGACGCCCTGGCCAACGCCGTCAAGGTGACGCTCGGCCCCAAGGGCCGCTACGTCGTCCTCGACAAGAAGTGGGGCGCCCCGACCATCACCAACGACGGTGTCACCGTCGCCCGTGAGGTGGAGCTGGACGACCCGTTCGAAAACCTTGGCGCGCAGCTGACCAAGGAAGTTGCCACCAAGACCAACGACGTCGCCGGTGACGGCACGACGACCGCCACGGTCCTCGCCCAGGCGATGGTCCACGAGGGCCTGCGTGCGGTGGCCGCCGGCGCCAACCCGATGGGCCTCAAGCGCGGCATGGACGCCGCCGCCGAGGCCGTCGGCCAGGCGCTGCGCGACGCCGCTCGCGAGGTCGAGTCGAAGGAGGACATGGCCTCCGTGGCCACCATCTCCTCGCGCGACTCGCACATCGGTGAGCTGCTCGCCGAGGCGTTCGACAAGGTCGGCAAGGACGGCGTCATCACCGTCGACGAGTCCAACACCATGGGCACCGAGCTCGAGTTCACCGAGGGGATGCAGTTCGACAAGGGCTACATCTCGCAGTACTTCGTGACCGATGCCGAGCGCATGGAAGCCGTCCTCGAGGACCCCTACATCCTCCTGCACCAGGGCAAGATCTCCGCGATCGCGGACATGCTGCCGCTGCTGGAGAAGGTCATCGCAGCCGGCAAGCCGCTCTTCATCCTCGCCGAGGACGTCGACGGTGAGGCGCTCTCGACCCTGGTCGTCAACAAGATCAAGGGCACCTTCAACGCCGTGGCCGTCAAGGCCCCCGCGTTCGGTGACCGCCGCAAGGCCATGATGGAGGACATCGCCGTCCTCACCGGTGGCCAGGTCGTCGCTCCCGAGATCGGCCTCAAGCTCGACCAGGTCGGACTCGAGGTGCTCGGTCAGGCTCGCCGCATCGTGGTGACCAAGGACAACACCACGATCGTCGACGGCGCCGGTGACTCGGCCGCGGTCGAGGGCCGGGTCAACCAGATCAAGGCCGAGATCGAGGCCTCCGACTCCGACTGGGACACCGAGAAGCTCCAGGAGCGTCTCGCGAAGCTGGCCGGTGGCGTGTGCGTGATCAAGGTCGGCGCCGCCACCGAGGTGGAGCTGAAGGAGAAGAAGCACCGTATCGAGGACGCCGTCTCCGCGACGCGAGCCGCGATCGAGGAGGGCATCGTCGCCGGTGGTGGGTCCGCGCTCATCCACGCGGTCTCCGTGCTCGAGGACAACCTCGGCCTGACCGGTGACGAGGCGGTGGGCGTGCGCGTCGTGCGCAAGGCCGCCGACGAGCCGCTGCGCTGGATCGCCGAGAACGGTGGCGACAACGGCTACGTCATCACCACCAAGGTCCGTGACCTCGGCGTGGGCAACGGCTACAACGCCGCCACCGGCGAGTACGGCGACCTGGTCGCCCAGGGCGTCCTCGACCCGGTGAAGGTGACCCGCTCCGCGCTGGTCAACGCCACCTCGATCGCCGCGATGCTGCTGACGACCGAGACCCTGGTCGTCGACAAGCCCGAGGACGAGGATGAGTCGGCGGCCGGTCACGGTCACGGCCACGGCCACTGA
- the guaB gene encoding IMP dehydrogenase, which yields MELPDKFAALGLTYDDVLLLPGESDMAPADIDTTSRLTREISLKVPLVSAAMDTVTESRMAIAMAREGGLGVLHRNLSLDDQAYQVDLVKRTQTGIISNPITIGPDATLEELDRICGEYRVSGLPVVDPDNKLLGIITNRDLRFTPVAEWATTKVNEVMTTHPLFTGPVGISREDATALLRQHKRERLPLVDETGRLGGLITVKDFVKSEQFPHASKDADGRLMVGAAIGYFGDAWERASLLIEAGVDVLVADTAHGHVSLLLDMVRRLKTDPATKHVQVIGGNVATRAGAQAFVDAGADAVKVGFGPGSICTTRVVTGCGVPQITAVHEASLACQPAGVPVIADGGLQQSGDIAKALVAGAETVMLGSLLAGCEESPGELVFVNGKQFKAYRGMGSLGAMSSRGKKSYSKDRYFQAEVTSDDKIVPEGVEGQVAYRGPLAAVAHQLVGGLNQSMFYIGARTIPELQEKGKFVRITSASLKESHPHDIQMTVEAPNYNR from the coding sequence GTGGAGCTCCCAGACAAGTTTGCCGCCCTTGGACTGACCTACGACGACGTGCTGCTGCTGCCGGGGGAGTCCGACATGGCTCCCGCCGACATCGACACCACGTCGCGCCTGACGCGGGAGATCTCGCTGAAGGTGCCGCTCGTCTCCGCGGCCATGGACACCGTCACCGAGTCGCGGATGGCGATCGCGATGGCTCGTGAGGGCGGCCTCGGCGTGCTGCACCGCAACCTGTCCCTCGACGACCAGGCCTACCAGGTCGACCTGGTCAAGCGGACCCAGACCGGGATCATCTCCAACCCGATCACCATCGGTCCCGACGCGACGCTGGAGGAGCTCGACCGGATCTGCGGCGAGTACCGCGTCTCCGGCCTCCCCGTCGTCGATCCCGACAACAAGCTCCTCGGCATCATCACCAACCGCGACCTGCGCTTCACGCCCGTTGCGGAGTGGGCCACCACCAAGGTCAACGAGGTGATGACCACCCACCCGCTGTTCACCGGCCCGGTCGGCATCTCCCGTGAGGACGCGACCGCGCTGCTGCGCCAGCACAAGCGCGAGCGGCTTCCCCTGGTCGACGAGACGGGGCGGCTCGGCGGCCTGATCACGGTCAAGGACTTCGTGAAGTCCGAGCAGTTCCCCCACGCCTCCAAGGATGCTGACGGCCGGCTCATGGTCGGTGCCGCGATCGGCTACTTCGGTGACGCGTGGGAGCGGGCCTCCCTGTTGATCGAGGCCGGTGTCGACGTGCTCGTCGCCGACACCGCCCACGGCCACGTGTCGCTGCTGCTCGACATGGTGCGCCGGCTCAAGACCGATCCGGCCACCAAGCACGTCCAGGTGATCGGCGGCAACGTCGCGACCCGGGCCGGCGCCCAGGCGTTCGTCGACGCCGGTGCCGATGCGGTCAAGGTCGGCTTCGGCCCCGGCTCCATCTGCACGACGCGCGTGGTCACCGGCTGCGGTGTCCCGCAGATCACCGCCGTCCACGAGGCCTCGCTGGCCTGCCAGCCGGCCGGCGTGCCCGTCATCGCCGATGGTGGCCTGCAGCAGTCGGGTGACATCGCCAAGGCGCTGGTCGCCGGCGCCGAGACCGTCATGCTCGGCTCCCTGCTGGCTGGTTGTGAGGAGTCGCCCGGAGAGCTGGTCTTCGTCAACGGCAAGCAGTTCAAGGCCTACCGCGGCATGGGGTCGCTGGGTGCGATGAGCAGCCGCGGCAAGAAGTCCTACTCCAAGGACCGCTACTTCCAGGCCGAGGTCACCAGCGACGACAAGATCGTGCCCGAGGGTGTCGAGGGCCAGGTCGCCTACCGCGGACCGCTCGCCGCCGTGGCCCACCAGCTCGTCGGCGGCCTGAACCAGTCGATGTTCTACATCGGTGCGCGCACGATCCCGGAGCTGCAGGAGAAGGGGAAGTTCGTGCGGATCACCTCCGCCTCGCTCAAGGAGAGCCACCCCCACGACATCCAGATGACGGTCGAGGCCCCCAACTACAACCGCTGA